In Spirochaetae bacterium HGW-Spirochaetae-1, the following are encoded in one genomic region:
- the hflX gene encoding GTPase HflX has translation MDASVNRIPSSRDERALLIALRMQGENIDQVQYSLEELKLLIKTAGGITVDAMTVNRDKIDAAYIIGKGYIPRLQDIIEENEIRLVVFDINNIRPAQIRNLEDVLKCRVIGRTEVILDIFARRARSAEAKIQVELAQLKYILPRLKGLGGVLSRLGGGIGTRGPGEKMLETDRRHIQRRIHTLDAKLVKHQKHRARTRSGRSGQLIGAVVGYTNAGKSTLINYLARDDLFVEDRLFATLDSYTRTVYIDRERRTLLTDTVGFIRNLPANLIESFRSTLEDIVNADYIIHVVDINAGDVEVNVQTVEKELATLDCMNKPLIFYFNKSDLLPDDTRINMIKNRYHGAVIGSVKEETGMEELRERLGAIHDEVRGPCQQKQETCNPACH, from the coding sequence ATGGATGCATCGGTAAATAGAATCCCATCCTCCCGGGATGAACGAGCTCTCCTCATAGCCCTGCGGATGCAGGGAGAAAACATTGACCAGGTACAATACTCGCTTGAAGAACTGAAACTGCTGATAAAGACAGCGGGCGGGATTACTGTTGACGCCATGACAGTAAACAGGGATAAAATTGATGCCGCATATATAATAGGCAAAGGGTATATCCCCCGGCTGCAGGATATCATCGAAGAAAATGAGATAAGGCTCGTTGTCTTCGATATAAACAATATCCGTCCGGCCCAGATCAGGAATCTTGAAGATGTGCTTAAGTGCCGGGTCATAGGAAGAACCGAGGTGATCCTGGACATTTTTGCCCGGAGAGCGAGGAGCGCCGAGGCCAAAATTCAGGTGGAACTGGCTCAGCTCAAATATATTCTTCCCAGGCTTAAAGGCCTTGGAGGTGTCCTATCGCGGCTGGGAGGGGGCATCGGGACACGCGGTCCCGGTGAGAAAATGCTGGAAACGGACCGCCGTCATATTCAGAGACGCATACATACCCTGGATGCAAAACTCGTAAAACACCAGAAACACCGGGCACGGACACGGTCCGGACGAAGCGGCCAACTGATCGGCGCCGTTGTGGGATACACCAATGCGGGAAAATCCACGCTGATCAATTATCTGGCGCGTGACGATCTATTTGTCGAAGACCGTCTTTTTGCCACGCTGGATTCATATACAAGAACAGTCTATATCGATCGCGAACGCAGGACACTGCTGACCGATACGGTGGGTTTCATCCGGAATCTTCCGGCGAATCTCATCGAATCCTTCAGGTCAACCCTGGAGGATATCGTAAACGCCGATTATATTATACATGTCGTGGATATAAATGCCGGCGATGTCGAAGTGAACGTTCAGACAGTAGAGAAGGAGCTAGCCACGCTTGATTGCATGAACAAGCCTTTGATTTTCTATTTCAATAAATCGGATCTGCTGCCCGATGATACCAGGATCAATATGATAAAAAACAGGTATCACGGCGCGGTGATCGGTTCCGTAAAAGAGGAAACGGGGATGGAAGAACTGCGGGAACGTCTGGGAGCGATTCATGATGAAGTGCGTGGGCCATGTCAACAGAAACAGGAGACATGCAATCCCGCCTGTCATTAG